One Thermicanus aegyptius DSM 12793 DNA segment encodes these proteins:
- a CDS encoding HD-GYP domain-containing protein, with the protein MKKEFSPTEIMGVRLIRWMIGLTMLGLILHLIAGPWVTPSQYWLGTVSYFMMLMTGLGLIFIWKLGMNKRLIKFQNHLLSSFLLLHLLFSVLYDPLSDSAVWVVFLFYPLIISLFMENREYLLWTLLTVPLYLYFTLQDPALYSPTLRIDFFIHRALFYLGSGAIGWNMIYLRELSSRFSRRREIMLEREAVFRFLEGMVPVVAEHSRSSPKEIEGVSFWMSRLLRHFPEQDIPEWEIRLLSLLHYVSKIKLPDYLFMKGGKLTEIEYGKVKEQTEFSREILKDRPMFQRINEALSLHHEHLDGSGYPNGVKGDQVPFLARLLLVAESFVALTSTRSYHPAFSIHEAICEMEKESGTRYDGGILEALKEELLNERAQGVSPSVRKIVS; encoded by the coding sequence GTGAAAAAGGAATTTAGCCCCACCGAAATCATGGGTGTTCGACTCATTCGATGGATGATTGGGTTGACGATGTTGGGACTGATCCTCCATCTTATCGCCGGTCCATGGGTTACCCCCTCGCAATATTGGTTGGGAACCGTTAGTTACTTCATGATGCTTATGACCGGTTTAGGGCTTATCTTCATTTGGAAACTGGGGATGAACAAGCGGCTGATAAAGTTTCAAAATCATCTGCTCTCTTCTTTTCTCCTCCTTCATCTTCTTTTTTCCGTTCTTTATGATCCCCTATCGGATTCGGCGGTTTGGGTCGTGTTTCTTTTTTACCCGCTCATCATAAGCCTTTTTATGGAAAATCGGGAGTATCTCCTCTGGACCCTGTTGACGGTTCCCCTGTACCTCTATTTTACTTTGCAAGATCCGGCCCTCTACTCCCCGACGCTGCGCATAGATTTTTTCATCCATCGGGCTCTTTTCTACCTCGGAAGTGGAGCGATCGGATGGAATATGATTTATCTCCGGGAACTAAGTTCCCGTTTTTCACGTAGGCGGGAGATCATGCTGGAACGGGAAGCCGTCTTTCGGTTTCTTGAAGGGATGGTACCGGTGGTAGCCGAGCATAGCCGCAGTTCCCCAAAGGAGATCGAAGGGGTTTCTTTTTGGATGTCGCGTCTTTTACGTCATTTTCCCGAACAGGATATCCCTGAATGGGAGATCCGGCTTCTCTCCCTCTTGCATTATGTGAGCAAGATCAAACTCCCCGATTATCTTTTTATGAAGGGGGGGAAATTAACCGAGATTGAATATGGTAAGGTGAAGGAACAGACGGAATTTTCCCGGGAGATTTTAAAGGATCGCCCCATGTTTCAACGCATCAATGAAGCATTATCCTTGCATCACGAGCACTTGGACGGAAGTGGATATCCGAACGGGGTAAAAGGGGATCAGGTTCCTTTTTTGGCCCGTCTCCTTTTAGTGGCGGAAAGTTTTGTTGCCCTTACTTCAACCCGCTCCTATCATCCCGCTTTTTCCATCCACGAGGCCATTTGTGAGATGGAAAAGGAGAGCGGAACCCGGTATGACGGGGGGATTTTGGAAGCTCTCAAAGAGGAGCTTTTAAACGAACGTGCCCAGGGAGTCTCCCCTTCGGTTCGAAAAATTGTCTCATGA
- the sipW gene encoding signal peptidase I SipW, translating to MAVAGKWLGRAVTALMILLIVVMAFFIITSRLNGGKTAFFGYELMTVLSGSMEPGIQTGSLIAVKPLTTNGEKAALKVGDVVTYQALDNPNVLITHRIVEMKEIDSTTQLITKGDNNDANDISPVPVKNVIAKYSGITLPYLGYFLSFAQSKMGTIILIIVPGAMLILSQFVGVWKIMMRKEEEKEKKPLQEN from the coding sequence ATGGCTGTGGCAGGAAAATGGTTAGGCCGTGCAGTGACGGCTTTGATGATCTTACTTATCGTCGTGATGGCCTTCTTCATCATCACCTCGAGATTGAACGGGGGGAAAACCGCTTTTTTCGGGTATGAACTGATGACCGTACTCTCCGGCTCCATGGAACCCGGCATTCAGACCGGTTCCCTCATCGCCGTCAAGCCTTTGACGACGAATGGGGAGAAAGCGGCTTTAAAAGTAGGTGATGTGGTCACCTATCAGGCCCTTGATAACCCGAATGTCCTCATTACCCATCGGATTGTGGAGATGAAGGAGATCGACTCCACGACCCAATTGATCACCAAAGGCGACAACAATGATGCAAACGATATAAGCCCTGTCCCCGTGAAGAATGTGATCGCAAAATACTCCGGTATCACCTTGCCGTATCTCGGGTATTTCCTCAGCTTTGCCCAATCAAAAATGGGAACCATCATTCTCATCATCGTCCCCGGGGCCATGTTGATTCTTTCCCAATTTGTCGGTGTATGGAAGATCATGATGCGCAAAGAGGAAGAAAAGGAAAAAAAACCTCTGCAAGAAAACTGA
- a CDS encoding TasA family protein, producing MLKKKLGYALATTALGAMIVAGGTFALFTSEASNEGNTFTAGTVVIQDHTDGAIFDVTQFYDNLAPGDHESATITVSNSGTLDAWVKLDNADVSGALFEGNHPLVLTLDNSVKRIPAGGSATFTVGYSFPLEAGNEYQGATGEATIHVKAVQARNNTNEGNTGPISWGN from the coding sequence ATGTTGAAGAAGAAATTAGGGTATGCTTTGGCAACGACCGCACTCGGTGCGATGATCGTTGCAGGAGGAACTTTTGCCCTCTTTACCAGTGAAGCGAGCAATGAAGGAAACACCTTTACCGCAGGAACGGTGGTGATTCAAGATCACACCGACGGTGCGATCTTTGATGTAACTCAGTTCTATGATAACTTGGCCCCCGGAGACCATGAAAGTGCAACCATTACGGTGAGTAACTCGGGAACTCTCGATGCTTGGGTGAAGCTGGACAATGCCGATGTCTCCGGCGCTCTCTTTGAAGGGAATCATCCGCTCGTGTTAACTCTGGACAACAGCGTTAAAAGGATACCTGCAGGGGGGTCCGCCACCTTTACCGTCGGCTACTCCTTCCCGCTTGAAGCTGGAAACGAGTATCAAGGGGCAACCGGAGAAGCAACCATTCACGTTAAGGCGGTTCAGGCACGCAATAACACAAATGAAGGGAACACCGGACCGATTAGCTGGGGCAATTAA